From Streptomyces zhihengii, the proteins below share one genomic window:
- a CDS encoding PP2C family protein-serine/threonine phosphatase, with the protein MVGRERRSTFRTPWYLRLLPAVMLVGGAFFDALSPPRFTAVPLFAAAPLVAAALTSWVVTLLTGIAAVVATAGLHVYNQDVTEITSFTEVTTVATVSAVALLINRVVRLGSERLASARVIAEAAQRAVLPEPQDRIAGLQVAARYEAAQADAFIGGDLFAVQDTPWGVRLIVGDVRGKGMEAVSAVAVLVGSFREAAEQESTLEAVAQRLERALKREGVRRPGLDAFEGFTTAVIGEIPAVRAGGPPGDGYAVRLVNRGHPDPLLLHADGSLVSLAPTEPALPLGMGDLGGGPDRADAYPLPAGSTLLLYTDGLSEARDAHGVFYDPGERLRGRVFPGPEELLDALVDDVRRYSGGGPSDDMALMAVARPSAGQPDRRRTVPVVPAD; encoded by the coding sequence ATGGTGGGGCGAGAGCGGCGCAGCACCTTCCGGACTCCGTGGTACCTGCGCCTGCTCCCTGCCGTGATGCTCGTCGGCGGCGCCTTCTTCGACGCCCTCAGCCCTCCCCGCTTCACCGCCGTGCCGCTCTTCGCCGCGGCCCCGCTGGTGGCGGCGGCCCTCACCTCGTGGGTGGTGACCCTGCTCACCGGCATCGCCGCCGTCGTGGCCACCGCCGGGCTGCACGTCTACAACCAGGACGTCACCGAGATCACCTCCTTCACCGAGGTGACCACGGTGGCCACCGTCTCGGCCGTCGCGCTGCTGATCAACCGGGTCGTACGGCTGGGCAGCGAACGCCTGGCCTCGGCCCGGGTGATCGCCGAGGCGGCCCAGCGCGCCGTGCTGCCCGAACCGCAGGACCGGATCGCCGGGCTCCAGGTCGCCGCGCGGTACGAGGCCGCGCAGGCGGACGCGTTCATCGGCGGCGACCTCTTCGCCGTGCAGGACACCCCCTGGGGCGTCCGGCTGATCGTGGGGGACGTCCGGGGCAAGGGCATGGAGGCGGTCTCGGCGGTCGCCGTGCTGGTCGGGTCCTTCCGGGAGGCGGCCGAGCAGGAGAGCACGCTGGAGGCCGTGGCGCAGCGGCTGGAGCGGGCGCTGAAACGCGAGGGTGTGCGGCGGCCCGGGCTGGACGCCTTCGAGGGCTTCACCACGGCCGTGATCGGCGAGATCCCCGCTGTACGGGCGGGCGGCCCGCCCGGGGACGGGTACGCGGTACGGCTGGTGAACCGGGGCCACCCCGACCCGCTGCTGCTCCACGCGGACGGCTCGCTGGTGTCGCTCGCGCCGACCGAGCCGGCGCTGCCGCTCGGGATGGGGGACCTGGGGGGCGGGCCGGACCGGGCGGACGCGTACCCGCTGCCGGCCGGCTCCACCCTGCTGCTCTACACCGACGGCCTCTCCGAGGCGCGGGACGCGCACGGCGTCTTCTACGACCCGGGCGAGCGGCTGCGGGGGCGTGTCTTCCCCGGCCCGGAGGAACTGCTGGACGCCCTGGTGGACGATGTGCGGCGCTACTCCGGGGGCGGGCCCTCCGACGACATGGCGCTGATGGCGGTGGCCCGGCCCTCGGCGGGGCAGCCGGACCGGCGCCGTACGGTTCCGGTCGTCCCCGCCGACTGA
- the sigJ gene encoding RNA polymerase sigma factor SigJ, with protein MNRTGNGTGTEDAPGAAPGTAAGPGGAREPGTAAAPDVLAERFEEHRPQLRAVAYRMLGSLSEADDAVQEAWLRLSRSDSDRVANLGGWLTTVVGRVCLDMLRTRVSRREQPLAPHLPEPVAGTGDTVDPEHEALLADSVGLALLVVLETLTPAERLAFVLHDMFAVPFDEIAPLVDRTPAAARQLASRARRRVRGGAPVPDPDLGRQRRVVEAFLSAARDGDIDGLVAILDPDVVARSDGGAPHPVSVVGAETVARRAASFADPSRTVRPALVNGAAGLVTTVGGVPVGVLAFTVRDGRIAAIDSVTRPERLAALDLTFLDA; from the coding sequence ATGAACAGGACCGGGAACGGGACCGGCACCGAGGACGCACCCGGAGCCGCGCCGGGCACGGCGGCGGGGCCGGGCGGGGCGCGGGAGCCGGGCACGGCGGCGGCGCCGGACGTCCTCGCGGAGCGCTTCGAGGAGCACCGGCCGCAGCTTCGCGCCGTCGCCTACCGGATGCTCGGCTCCCTCTCCGAGGCGGACGACGCCGTCCAGGAGGCCTGGCTCAGGCTCAGCCGCTCCGACAGCGACCGGGTCGCGAACCTGGGCGGCTGGCTGACCACCGTGGTCGGCCGGGTCTGCCTGGACATGCTCCGCACCCGGGTCTCACGGCGGGAACAGCCACTGGCGCCGCATCTGCCCGAGCCGGTCGCCGGCACCGGGGACACCGTGGACCCCGAGCACGAGGCGCTGCTCGCCGACTCCGTGGGCCTCGCCCTGCTCGTCGTCCTGGAGACCCTCACCCCCGCGGAACGGCTCGCCTTCGTGCTGCACGACATGTTCGCCGTGCCCTTCGACGAGATCGCGCCCCTCGTGGACCGCACCCCGGCCGCCGCCCGTCAGCTCGCCAGCCGGGCCCGGCGGCGGGTGCGGGGCGGTGCGCCGGTGCCCGACCCCGACCTCGGGCGGCAGCGCCGGGTGGTCGAGGCCTTCCTCAGCGCCGCACGCGACGGCGACATCGACGGGCTGGTCGCCATCCTCGACCCGGACGTCGTGGCGCGCTCCGACGGCGGGGCGCCGCACCCCGTGTCGGTGGTCGGCGCCGAGACCGTGGCGCGGCGGGCCGCCTCCTTCGCCGACCCGTCGCGCACCGTGCGTCCGGCACTGGTGAACGGCGCCGCCGGGCTGGTCACGACGGTCGGGGGCGTCCCGGTCGGGGTGCTGGCCTTCACCGTCAGGGACGGGCGGATCGCCGCGATCGACAGCGTGACGCGGCCGGAACGCCTGGCGGCCCTGGATCTGACGTTCCTCGACGCCTGA
- a CDS encoding FG-GAP-like repeat-containing protein — MLRSALVRHSVAAVAAATLIAGIGPLTFTAGAAESGAVFPATPAAQPRDVVPLSAGPAGYLRYEQGRGQFWSTWGGATEPIRNNTEGPEADGTYGAGSDIVAALRDSGSDGKEVRLFDAAKRSNSYLRLPSGHRYIGAFGSTVLTSTGNGTTAPVTWHLLRLVSGSVQDTVVTGWPEGAQPAAGATAGDAKGLLASYTLAGVVSPVWIDLASARVRPLPVDSSPGTASIVHTPTEIVRWSTDGTVLFHTKGAPGSSGPLTLDASAELPYREGDELLGLVGERLIVARRTADGGSASHRLVSVPRTGGEEVPLFASARTRAMAAPDGGLLVVAGTAPDALSLQRLRADGPQVAATVLTAVAPLTSEPQTLGFTHGRLDSLERMPDERYAFRTRSVSVTGELEAGATAERGTLGIPLDACAMDVSDCPEVFSTGDGRVVVQSLPTFDEVPVVVEDGASAGRPLTGEFDGFHLTDVSGRYAVGIGYREDGSRVSAASVDLDTGEHLADFPVGYDPQDLDLQGDTLWVAGPALGTVVGYDVRTGAVRRTVDLGNGCRAEFIRVTGHWLSWTCAGSDYAAGVRDLDTGRDVYLSEPVSELGDGYTVWNRGDDIRITDLRGSEPVLSGTYRPSADNDRTGPYAVDTATGRIAYQKNPAGDIQVADIGVTASPLGRIDADVPATAGVRNAAWTPRWWLTKPAASWTLELRHKATGAVVRSLTGGEARGIVRPSWDGRDAAGRLVSNGGYTWTLTAKPADGQGADLVLTGGVTVTGASPVRRDLGDDGFGDLLVQDKAGLVSQYRGNGTGGVLARQAGGTFATDAYPVPFGDVDGDRCNDVLVRLGNDLRAYRPGCGKVLSPASPYTAIGSGWAQYDQLTSPGDVNGDGFQDLVARHAATGDMYFYAGSASHKLAGRVRIGTDWKTYTKISGVGDLNGDGRGDLLGIDTAGALWRYYGTATGGVTARVKLATGWGGYTSVAGVGDISGDGKPELVGRTGDGRLYRHSATGNGTLAARVQIGTSGWQAFKGLY; from the coding sequence GTGCTTCGCAGCGCTCTCGTACGCCATTCCGTCGCCGCCGTCGCCGCAGCGACTCTGATCGCCGGCATCGGCCCGCTCACCTTCACCGCAGGGGCCGCCGAGAGCGGCGCCGTCTTTCCCGCCACCCCTGCGGCCCAGCCGCGGGACGTGGTGCCGCTCTCCGCGGGGCCGGCCGGCTATCTCCGCTACGAACAGGGGCGCGGCCAGTTCTGGTCCACCTGGGGCGGAGCCACCGAGCCGATCCGCAACAACACGGAGGGCCCGGAGGCCGACGGCACGTACGGCGCCGGCTCGGACATCGTCGCCGCGCTCCGCGACAGCGGATCCGACGGCAAGGAGGTCCGGCTCTTCGACGCCGCCAAGAGGTCCAACAGCTACCTCAGACTGCCCTCCGGGCACCGGTACATCGGCGCCTTCGGTTCCACCGTGCTCACCTCCACGGGGAACGGCACGACGGCGCCGGTGACATGGCATCTGCTCCGGCTGGTGAGCGGTTCCGTCCAGGACACCGTGGTCACCGGCTGGCCCGAGGGCGCCCAGCCGGCCGCCGGAGCGACGGCAGGTGACGCCAAGGGGCTGCTCGCCTCGTACACCCTGGCCGGAGTGGTCTCGCCGGTCTGGATCGACCTGGCGTCGGCCCGTGTGCGGCCGCTGCCCGTCGACAGTTCCCCGGGAACCGCGTCCATCGTGCACACACCGACCGAGATCGTGCGGTGGTCGACGGACGGCACGGTCCTGTTCCACACGAAGGGCGCGCCCGGCTCCTCCGGGCCGCTCACGCTCGACGCCTCCGCCGAACTCCCCTACCGGGAGGGCGACGAACTCCTGGGCCTGGTCGGCGAGCGGCTGATCGTCGCCCGGCGCACCGCGGACGGCGGATCCGCCTCGCACCGTCTTGTGTCCGTCCCCAGGACCGGCGGCGAGGAGGTGCCCCTCTTCGCCTCGGCACGGACCCGGGCGATGGCGGCCCCGGACGGAGGGCTGCTCGTGGTCGCCGGGACGGCACCGGACGCGCTGAGCCTGCAACGCCTCCGGGCCGACGGGCCCCAGGTGGCTGCCACCGTACTCACGGCCGTCGCCCCGCTGACCTCCGAACCGCAGACCCTCGGCTTCACCCACGGCCGTCTGGACTCGCTGGAGCGTATGCCGGACGAGCGGTACGCCTTCCGGACACGGTCGGTGTCCGTCACCGGTGAGCTGGAGGCGGGCGCCACGGCGGAACGGGGCACCCTCGGGATTCCCCTCGACGCCTGCGCGATGGACGTGTCGGACTGCCCGGAAGTCTTCAGCACCGGCGACGGACGCGTGGTCGTGCAGTCGCTGCCGACGTTCGACGAGGTGCCCGTGGTCGTGGAGGACGGTGCGTCCGCCGGGCGCCCCCTGACCGGTGAGTTCGACGGGTTCCACCTGACCGATGTCTCCGGACGGTATGCCGTGGGCATCGGATACCGGGAGGACGGCAGCCGGGTCTCGGCGGCCTCCGTCGATCTCGACACCGGTGAGCATCTCGCCGATTTCCCGGTCGGCTACGACCCGCAGGATCTGGACCTCCAGGGCGACACCCTCTGGGTCGCGGGGCCGGCGCTCGGCACGGTGGTCGGGTACGACGTGCGCACCGGGGCGGTCCGGCGCACCGTCGACCTGGGGAACGGGTGCCGTGCCGAGTTCATCCGGGTCACCGGTCACTGGCTGAGCTGGACCTGCGCCGGGTCCGACTACGCGGCGGGAGTCCGCGACCTCGACACCGGGAGGGACGTGTACCTGTCGGAGCCGGTCAGCGAACTCGGCGACGGCTACACCGTCTGGAACAGGGGCGACGACATCCGGATCACCGATCTGCGCGGGAGCGAACCGGTCCTCTCGGGTACGTACCGCCCGAGCGCGGACAACGACCGGACCGGCCCGTATGCCGTCGACACGGCCACGGGCCGGATCGCCTACCAGAAGAACCCCGCGGGGGACATCCAGGTGGCGGACATCGGCGTGACGGCCTCGCCGCTCGGCAGGATCGACGCGGACGTCCCCGCCACCGCCGGAGTGCGCAACGCGGCCTGGACACCCCGCTGGTGGCTGACCAAGCCCGCCGCCTCCTGGACTCTCGAACTGCGCCACAAGGCGACGGGCGCGGTCGTGCGCTCGCTGACGGGTGGTGAGGCGCGCGGGATCGTGCGGCCGTCCTGGGACGGCAGGGACGCGGCGGGCCGGCTCGTCTCCAACGGCGGGTACACCTGGACGCTGACGGCGAAGCCCGCCGACGGTCAGGGTGCGGACCTCGTCCTGACCGGGGGCGTCACGGTCACGGGTGCCTCGCCGGTGCGGCGCGATCTGGGGGACGACGGCTTCGGAGACCTGCTCGTGCAGGACAAGGCCGGGCTGGTCTCGCAGTACCGGGGCAACGGCACGGGCGGTGTGCTGGCGCGTCAGGCGGGCGGCACGTTCGCGACGGACGCGTACCCCGTCCCGTTCGGGGACGTCGACGGAGACCGGTGCAACGACGTGCTGGTGCGGCTCGGGAACGATCTGCGCGCCTACCGGCCGGGCTGCGGCAAGGTCCTCTCGCCCGCGTCGCCGTACACCGCGATCGGCTCGGGCTGGGCGCAGTACGACCAGTTGACGTCCCCCGGTGACGTGAACGGCGACGGCTTCCAGGACCTGGTGGCGCGTCATGCGGCCACGGGAGACATGTACTTCTACGCGGGATCCGCGTCGCACAAGCTCGCCGGGCGCGTGCGTATCGGCACCGACTGGAAGACGTACACGAAGATCTCCGGCGTGGGCGACCTGAACGGTGACGGACGCGGGGACCTCCTGGGGATCGACACGGCGGGTGCGCTGTGGCGGTACTACGGGACGGCGACCGGCGGGGTGACCGCGCGGGTGAAGCTCGCCACCGGCTGGGGCGGCTACACCTCGGTCGCCGGAGTCGGGGACATCAGCGGCGACGGGAAGCCCGAGCTCGTCGGGCGGACCGGTGACGGCCGGCTGTACCGGCACAGCGCCACCGGGAACGGGACGCTCGCGGCACGGGTGCAGATCGGGACGAGCGGCTGGCAGGCGTTCAAGGGCCTGTACTGA
- a CDS encoding globin domain-containing protein: MLSEQSVPVVRATLPAVGAAIGEIADLFYTKLFADRPELLRDLFNRGNQANGQQRQALAGSIAAFAGMLLERPDERPDAMLARIAGKHASLGITSEQYKLVHRHLFAAIAEVLGDAVTPEVAEAWDEVYWLMAGALIARESRLYQEAGVADGEVWQRMEIAARRRETADVVSYVLRRADGRPAGPFRPGQYVSVQVRLPDGARQIRQYSLSAAPGSDAWRISVKRQSDGAGPEGEVSSWLHEHAHPGDLLTVSLPFGDLVLDEAGDGPLLLASAGIGGTPMLSVLGHLTGTGRARQVLVAHADRSPADHAHREELRELAGENPHARLSLWYEREADGAATGRMDIGSLDLPEDVTAYLCGPLPFMKAVRADLLRRGVPAQRIHYEVFGPDLWLGQDAPAGGPVPSPAH, encoded by the coding sequence GTGCTGTCCGAGCAGTCCGTGCCCGTCGTCCGGGCCACCCTTCCCGCCGTGGGCGCCGCGATCGGCGAGATCGCCGACCTCTTCTACACCAAGCTGTTCGCCGACCGGCCCGAGCTGCTGCGCGACCTGTTCAACCGCGGCAACCAGGCCAACGGGCAGCAGCGGCAGGCGCTGGCCGGCTCCATCGCCGCCTTCGCCGGGATGCTGCTGGAGCGCCCGGACGAGCGGCCCGACGCGATGCTCGCGCGGATCGCGGGCAAGCACGCCTCCCTCGGTATCACCTCCGAGCAGTACAAGCTCGTCCACCGCCACCTCTTCGCCGCCATCGCGGAGGTGCTCGGCGACGCCGTCACCCCCGAGGTGGCCGAGGCCTGGGACGAGGTGTACTGGCTGATGGCCGGCGCCCTGATCGCCCGTGAGAGCCGCCTCTACCAGGAGGCCGGCGTCGCGGACGGCGAGGTCTGGCAGCGGATGGAGATCGCCGCGCGGCGGCGGGAGACGGCCGACGTGGTCTCGTACGTGCTGCGCCGCGCCGACGGCCGCCCGGCGGGACCGTTCCGGCCCGGACAGTACGTCAGCGTCCAGGTGCGACTGCCCGACGGGGCACGGCAGATACGCCAGTACAGCCTGTCCGCCGCCCCCGGGTCCGATGCCTGGCGCATCAGCGTCAAGCGGCAGAGCGACGGGGCCGGGCCCGAGGGCGAGGTCTCGTCGTGGCTGCACGAGCACGCGCACCCCGGCGACCTGCTGACCGTCTCGCTCCCCTTCGGCGACCTGGTGCTGGACGAGGCCGGCGACGGCCCGCTGCTGCTGGCCTCCGCGGGGATCGGCGGGACCCCGATGCTCTCCGTGCTCGGCCATCTCACCGGCACCGGACGGGCCCGGCAGGTCCTCGTGGCGCACGCCGACCGCAGCCCCGCCGACCACGCCCACCGCGAGGAGCTGCGCGAGCTGGCCGGGGAGAATCCGCACGCCCGGCTGAGCCTCTGGTACGAGCGGGAGGCCGACGGCGCCGCCACGGGGCGGATGGACATCGGTTCCCTCGATCTGCCCGAGGACGTCACGGCGTACCTCTGCGGCCCGCTGCCGTTCATGAAGGCGGTCCGCGCGGACCTGCTGCGCCGGGGCGTCCCGGCGCAGCGGATCCACTACGAGGTCTTCGGGCCGGACCTCTGGCTCGGCCAGGACGCCCCGGCCGGCGGGCCCGTGCCGAGCCCCGCGCACTGA
- a CDS encoding M23 family metallopeptidase, which yields MASNMPAPEAPFAPSSFGGDAPERSYEEWNPTEETIRPVRGRHRVAKQRGGLARSSTVLGVGVIAAVGAGGMATAQDKPAVSISLPDSITDHLPDASSLPGVGSLISDDSDGDGTANHAPLTAMTAVADSGERAGGEQAAGAGEALRARILQQAEQQRAEADAEAKAAAEKSAAEQAAAQAAKQQSAAEKQAAEEKRKAEEAARAKAEAERLAELARSWSLPTSSYTLTSTYGESGSMWSSGQHTGLDFAAPTGTPVKAVHTGTVTSAGWSGSYGYRIVLELEDGTEVWYAHLSSMTASAGQKVTTGETIGRVGATGNVTGPHLHMEVHTAGGSGIDPLAWLRGKGLTV from the coding sequence GTGGCGTCCAACATGCCTGCCCCCGAGGCCCCGTTCGCCCCTTCCTCTTTCGGCGGCGACGCCCCGGAACGGTCGTACGAGGAGTGGAATCCGACCGAGGAGACCATCCGGCCCGTGCGCGGGCGGCACCGCGTGGCCAAGCAGCGGGGCGGACTCGCCCGCAGCTCCACCGTTCTCGGAGTCGGCGTCATCGCGGCCGTCGGCGCGGGTGGCATGGCCACCGCGCAGGACAAGCCCGCGGTGTCGATATCCCTGCCCGACTCCATCACCGACCACCTTCCCGACGCCTCCTCCCTCCCGGGTGTGGGCTCGCTGATCTCCGACGACTCGGACGGCGACGGGACCGCGAACCACGCCCCGCTCACCGCGATGACCGCGGTCGCCGACAGCGGCGAGCGGGCCGGCGGCGAGCAGGCGGCCGGCGCGGGCGAGGCACTGCGCGCCCGGATCCTCCAGCAGGCCGAGCAGCAGCGGGCCGAGGCCGACGCCGAGGCCAAGGCCGCGGCGGAGAAGTCGGCCGCCGAACAGGCCGCCGCCCAGGCCGCGAAGCAGCAGTCGGCCGCCGAGAAGCAGGCCGCCGAGGAGAAGCGCAAGGCCGAGGAGGCCGCCCGGGCCAAGGCCGAGGCCGAGCGCCTGGCCGAGCTCGCCAGGAGCTGGTCCCTGCCCACCTCCTCGTACACCCTGACCTCCACCTACGGTGAGTCCGGCTCCATGTGGTCCTCCGGCCAGCACACCGGACTGGACTTCGCCGCGCCGACGGGTACCCCGGTCAAGGCCGTTCACACCGGCACCGTCACCTCGGCCGGCTGGTCCGGCTCGTACGGCTACCGGATCGTGCTGGAGCTCGAGGACGGCACCGAGGTCTGGTACGCCCACCTGTCGTCGATGACCGCGAGCGCCGGGCAGAAGGTCACCACCGGCGAGACCATCGGCCGCGTCGGCGCCACCGGCAACGTCACCGGGCCCCACCTGCACATGGAGGTCCACACCGCGGGCGGCTCCGGCATCGACCCGCTCGCCTGGCTGCGGGGCAAGGGCCTCACCGTCTGA
- a CDS encoding aldo/keto reductase encodes MTSLRTLGRSGLDVFPLSLGGNVFGWTADETQSFAVLDAYTAAGGNFVDTADTYSSWVPGNEGGESETVIGKWLAARGNRADVVVATKVGAHPRFKGLSATTIKAAAEESLRRLGTDHIDLYYSHFDDPAVPVEEIVVALDQLVKDGKVRALGASNLSAERLRASLDFAESEGLTPYTVLQPHYNLLSRDTYEGALADEARRAGLAAVPYYALASGFLTGKYRPGTTVDSARAEGAGKHLETERGRLVLAALDRISEARGAGIATVALAWLAAQPTVVAPIASARTVGQLPALTAVADLELTPEELAELTAASA; translated from the coding sequence ATGACCTCTCTACGCACCCTCGGCCGGTCCGGTCTCGACGTCTTCCCGCTCTCCCTCGGCGGCAACGTCTTCGGATGGACCGCCGACGAGACCCAGTCCTTCGCCGTCCTCGACGCGTACACCGCGGCGGGCGGCAACTTCGTCGACACGGCCGACACCTATTCCTCCTGGGTGCCGGGCAACGAGGGCGGCGAGTCCGAGACCGTCATCGGCAAGTGGCTCGCCGCGCGCGGCAACCGGGCCGATGTCGTCGTCGCGACCAAGGTCGGCGCGCACCCGCGGTTCAAGGGCCTGAGCGCCACCACGATCAAGGCCGCGGCGGAGGAGTCGCTGCGGCGCCTGGGCACCGATCACATCGATCTGTACTACTCCCACTTCGACGACCCGGCCGTGCCCGTCGAGGAGATCGTCGTCGCGCTCGACCAGTTGGTGAAGGACGGCAAGGTCCGCGCCCTCGGCGCGTCCAACCTGAGCGCCGAGCGCCTGCGGGCGTCCCTCGACTTCGCCGAGAGCGAGGGACTCACCCCCTACACCGTCCTCCAGCCGCACTACAACCTGCTCTCGCGGGACACCTACGAGGGCGCCCTCGCGGACGAGGCGCGGCGCGCCGGCCTGGCCGCCGTGCCCTACTACGCGCTGGCCTCCGGCTTCCTCACCGGCAAGTACCGTCCGGGCACCACCGTGGACAGCGCCCGGGCGGAGGGCGCCGGCAAGCACCTGGAGACCGAGCGGGGCCGCCTGGTCCTGGCCGCGCTCGACCGGATCTCCGAGGCCCGCGGGGCCGGGATCGCCACCGTCGCGCTCGCCTGGCTGGCCGCGCAGCCGACCGTCGTGGCGCCGATCGCCTCGGCGCGCACGGTCGGGCAGCTTCCCGCGCTGACCGCGGTGGCCGATCTGGAGCTCACCCCCGAGGAACTGGCCGAGCTGACGGCCGCGTCCGCGTAG
- a CDS encoding PrsW family intramembrane metalloprotease encodes MSEPSQQPPAATGPPHPIPVRDPERPGEPPAPPEPARARRTYAARLWRSRMVRAGAVCLLLALCALVILALVREQTGTPGFLVGLGLATLPVPLLLAAFRWLDRVEPGPWRNLLFAFGWGAFAAALVAILANSFATRWIATATADPASADTLGATVIAPVVEESAKAVAILLIFLVRRRDFTGIVDGVVVAGFTATGFAFTENILYLGNAFGEDQAFGTSGLGSVTAATFFVRIVMSPFAHPLFTVLTGIGFGIAALWPRRRRIRRVLLPLLGLLLAMGMHALWNGSTTLFGPWGFYAVYAAFMVPAFGLLTWWSIWTRQRELRTIAAQLPAYAVAGWLTNPEPRALSSMRARTLARDFARRTWGRPAAHAVSEYETYATSLAFLRHRAHRGTAGPDFVERERELLHHLWVRREVAAPSLAYAARATGRVAVPPPHRDYDVFNPYRATP; translated from the coding sequence GTGTCCGAACCCTCGCAGCAGCCGCCGGCGGCGACCGGCCCGCCGCACCCCATACCGGTGCGCGACCCGGAGCGGCCCGGGGAGCCGCCCGCCCCGCCGGAGCCCGCCCGCGCCCGCCGCACGTACGCCGCGCGGCTGTGGCGCAGCAGGATGGTCCGCGCGGGAGCGGTCTGCCTGCTGCTCGCCCTGTGCGCGCTGGTGATCCTGGCGCTGGTCCGCGAACAGACCGGCACACCGGGCTTCCTGGTGGGCCTGGGGCTGGCGACGCTGCCCGTGCCGCTGCTGCTCGCCGCCTTCCGCTGGCTCGACCGGGTGGAGCCCGGCCCCTGGCGGAACCTGCTGTTCGCCTTCGGCTGGGGCGCGTTCGCCGCCGCGCTCGTCGCGATCCTCGCCAACTCCTTCGCGACGCGCTGGATCGCCACCGCGACCGCCGACCCCGCGTCGGCGGACACCCTCGGCGCCACGGTGATAGCCCCGGTCGTGGAGGAGAGCGCGAAGGCCGTCGCGATCCTGCTGATCTTCCTGGTCCGCAGACGGGACTTCACCGGCATCGTCGACGGGGTGGTCGTCGCCGGCTTCACCGCCACCGGCTTCGCCTTCACCGAGAACATCCTCTACCTGGGCAACGCCTTCGGCGAGGACCAGGCGTTCGGCACCTCGGGCCTCGGCTCGGTGACCGCCGCGACCTTCTTCGTCCGCATCGTGATGTCGCCGTTCGCCCACCCGCTCTTCACGGTGCTCACCGGCATCGGCTTCGGCATCGCCGCCCTCTGGCCGCGGCGCCGCCGGATACGCCGGGTGCTGCTCCCGCTGCTGGGCCTGCTGCTGGCCATGGGCATGCACGCCCTGTGGAACGGCTCCACCACCCTGTTCGGGCCGTGGGGCTTCTACGCGGTGTACGCGGCGTTCATGGTGCCCGCGTTCGGGCTGCTGACCTGGTGGTCGATCTGGACCCGCCAGCGGGAGCTGCGCACGATAGCCGCCCAGCTCCCGGCGTACGCGGTGGCCGGCTGGCTGACGAATCCGGAGCCCCGGGCACTGTCGTCGATGCGCGCCCGCACGCTGGCCCGGGACTTCGCCCGGCGCACCTGGGGCCGCCCGGCGGCGCACGCGGTCTCCGAGTACGAGACGTACGCGACCTCGCTCGCCTTCCTCCGGCACCGGGCCCACCGCGGCACGGCGGGCCCGGACTTCGTGGAGCGCGAGCGGGAACTCCTGCACCACCTGTGGGTGCGCCGGGAGGTGGCCGCCCCGTCGCTGGCGTACGCGGCCCGGGCGACGGGCCGGGTCGCGGTGCCGCCGCCGCACCGCGACTACGACGTCTTCAACCCGTACCGCGCCACGCCCTGA
- a CDS encoding RrF2 family transcriptional regulator yields the protein MRLTRFTDLALRAVMRLAVAEGDAPASTTREVAEVMNVPAAHMAKVVARLQHLGVVEARRGRGGGLALTGLGRGASLGWLVRELEGEGEVVTCEGDAPCPLRGACRLRRALREAQDAFYASLDPLTVGDLVASPTGPVLVGLVGRRPGVD from the coding sequence ATGCGGCTGACCAGGTTCACCGATCTCGCCCTTCGTGCCGTCATGCGGCTCGCCGTCGCCGAGGGGGACGCGCCGGCCTCGACCACCCGGGAGGTGGCCGAGGTGATGAACGTGCCCGCCGCGCACATGGCCAAGGTCGTGGCCCGGCTCCAGCATCTCGGGGTGGTGGAGGCGCGGCGTGGCCGGGGTGGCGGGCTGGCGCTGACCGGGCTCGGGCGGGGGGCCTCGCTCGGGTGGCTGGTGCGCGAGTTGGAGGGCGAGGGGGAGGTCGTGACCTGTGAGGGCGACGCCCCCTGCCCGCTGCGCGGGGCCTGCCGGCTGCGGCGGGCGCTGCGGGAGGCGCAGGACGCCTTCTACGCCTCGCTCGACCCGCTGACCGTGGGGGATCTGGTGGCGTCGCCGACGGGGCCGGTGCTCGTCGGGCTGGTCGGCCGGCGGCCCGGCGTGGACTGA